In one Cygnus atratus isolate AKBS03 ecotype Queensland, Australia chromosome 14, CAtr_DNAZoo_HiC_assembly, whole genome shotgun sequence genomic region, the following are encoded:
- the LRRTM2 gene encoding leucine-rich repeat transmembrane neuronal protein 2 encodes MGLHFKWPLGARMLAALYAMSMVLKMLPALGMACPPKCRCEKLLFYCDSQGFHSVPNTTEKGSLGLSLRHNFITELERDQFASFSQLTWLHLDHNQIATVREDSFQGLYKLKELVLSSNKIFHLPNTTFSQLLNLQNLDLSFNQLSSLHPELLYGLRKLQTLHLRSNSLRTIPVRLFWDCRSLEFLDLSTNRLRSLARNGFAGLIKLRELHLEHNQLTKINFAHFLRLSSLHMLFLQWNKISNLTCGMEWTWGTLEKLDLTGNEIKAIDLTVFETMPNLKTLLMDNNKLTTLDSKILSSLPSLTTVGLSGNLWECSPKICALATWLSGFRGRWEHPILCHSPDHTQGEDILDAVHGFQLCWNLSTVVTSVAPTSAVPTTEYTKRISSSNFHMGDKEIPTTAGMVVTTEEPFPEPNNAIFTQRVITGTMALLFSFFFIIFIVFISRKCCPPTLRRIRQCSMIQNHRQLRSQTRLHMANMSDQGPYNEYEPTHEGPFIIINGYGQCKCQQLPYKECEV; translated from the exons ATGG GCTTACATTTCAAGTGGCCATTAGGGGCTCGTATGCTGGCAGCACTATATGCAATGAGTatggttttaaaaatgctgcCTGCCTTGGGCATGGCTTGTCCACCAAAATGTCGCTGTGAGAAGCTGCTCTTTTACTGTGACTCTCAGGGGTTTCACTCAGTgccaaacaccactgaaaagggCTCTCTAGGTTTGTCACTGAGGCACAATTTTATTACTGAACTTGAAAGGGATCAATTTGCAAGCTTCAGTCAACTTACTTGGCTTCACTTAGATCATAATCAAATTGCAACAGTCAGAGAAGATTCTTTTCAAGGACTATATAAACTTAAGGAATTAGTCTTAAGTTCcaacaaaatctttcatttgcCAAACACAACTTTTAGCCAGCTGCTTAACCTGCAGAATTTGGACCTCTCTTTTAATCAGTTGTCCTCTCTGCACCCCGAGCTGCTCTACGGCCTCCGCAAGCTGCAGACCTTGCATTTGCGCTCCAACTCCCTGCGGACGATCCCCGTCCGCCTGTTCTGGGACTGCCGTAGCCTCGAGTTCCTGGATCTGAGCACAAACCGCTTGCGAAGTTTGGCTCGCAATGGATTTGCAGGATTAATCAAGCTGAGGGAGCTTCACCTAGAGCACAACCAGCTGACAAAGATTAATTTTGCTCATTTCCTCCGGCTGAGCAGCCTGCACATGCTCTTCTTGCAGTGGAACAAAATTAGCAACTTGACGTGTGGGATGGAGTGGACCTGGGGCACCTTAGAAAAGCTAGATTTGACTGGAAACGAGATCAAAGCCATCGACCTAACAGTTTTTGAAACTATGCCTAACCTTAAGACCCTGCTCATGGATAACAACAAGCTGACCACCCTGGATTCCAAGATCCTCAGCTCGCTCCCGTCCCTCACCACCGTGGGCCTCTCGGGCAATCTGTGGGAGTGCAGCCCCAAGATCTGCGCCCTGGCCACCTGGTTGAGCGGCTTCCGCGGCCGCTGGGAGCACCCCATCCTCTGCCACAGCCCCGACCACACCCAGGGAGAGGACATCCTGGACGCGGTGCACGGCTTTCAGCTTTGCTGGAATTTATCGACTGTGGTTACGTCCGTGGCTCCGACCTCCGCGGTCCCCACCACCGAGTACACAAAAAGAATAAGCTCCTCTAATTTCCATATGGGAGACAAAGAAATCCCAACCACGGCAGGCATGGTCGTCACCACCGAAGAACCTTTCCCGGAGCCAAACAATGCCATCTTCACTCAAAGGGTAATTACAGGGACAATggctttattgttttctttcttttttatcatttttatagTGTTCATCTCCAGGAAATGCTGCCCTCCCACATTAAGAAGAATTAGGCAGTGCTCAATGATTCAAAACCACAGGCAACTCCGATCCCAAACACGGCTACATATGGCAAATATGTCAGACCAAGGACCATATAATGAATACGAACCCACCCACGAAGGACCCTTCATCATCATTAATGGCTATGGACAATGCAAGTGTCAGCAGCTGCCATACAAAGAATGTGAAGTATAA